From one Anguilla rostrata isolate EN2019 chromosome 12, ASM1855537v3, whole genome shotgun sequence genomic stretch:
- the prss59 gene encoding thymus-specific serine protease, which produces MGQSLQEAADRSRDLQKGEVCHMPFCSFQSTKMALQSGFHARILLGVFFFVSASFVPCDARLRNLHFGTLFDVEHTLGNGTAEELWFTQRLDHFNGADRRVWKQRYFVNDSFFRSGGPVFLMIGGEGPANPAWMQFGTWLTYAQKLGALCLMLEHRFYGKSRPTEDMSLENLRYLSSRQALADLAHFRTAMAEARGLANRKWVAFGGSYPGSLAAWFRLKYPHLIHAAVATSAPVHAVLNFPEYLEVVRRSLAAENLDCPLLVQKASDTLLERLKDPKAYNNITEDFKLCEKLQIQTDMDSAYLLESLAGNFMDVVQYNQDNRAFEGVVGTNITIQVLCGLMLDASLGEPYDRYAAVARLMLQTFSQKCLDASYTNYVRDMRNASWSSPASGGRQWVYQTCTEFGFYQSTDSPNQPFSGFPLPYHVKQCGDVFDPSLTADAIASAVQETNEQYGGYDIHTSRIVFPNGSIDPWHALSVTRDISDDLPAVFIQGTAHCANMYPARGQDLPQLSLARDHVYLLLQKWLKQ; this is translated from the exons ATGGGCCAGAGTCTGCAAGAAGCAGCTGATCGGTCACGTGATTTGCAGAAGGGAGAAGTGTGTCACATGCCTTTCTGCAGTTTCCAGTCAACCAAAATGGCTTTGCAAAGCGGCTTCCACGCGCGGATTCTGTTaggagttttcttttttgtcagtgCGTCGTTCGTCCCGTGCGATGCTCGTTTGAGAAACTTACATTTTGGGACGCTGTTTGATGTTGAGCATACACTCGGAAATGGCACCGCAGAAGAGCTGTGGTTCACTCAAAGACTGGATCATTTTAACGGCGCCGACAGACGAGTTTGGAAACAG AGGTACTTTGTGAACGACAGTTTCTTCAGAAGTGGCGGTCCGGTTTTCTTGATGATCGGTGGGGAAGGTCCAGCGAATCCCGCGTGGATGCAGTTCGGGACCTGGCTGACGTATGCTCAGAAGCTCGGAGCGCTCTGTTTGATGCTGGAGCACCGCTTCTATGGGAAGAGCCGCCCGACTGA GGATATGAGCTTGGAGAACCTGCGCTACCTGAGCAGCCGCCAGGCGCTGGCCGACCTCGCGCACTTCCGCACCGCCATGGCGGAGGCCCGCGGGCTGGCGAACAGGAAGTGGGTGGCGTTCGGTGGCTCGTACCCCGGCTCCCTGGCGGCCTGGTTCCGGCTGAAATACCCACACCTCATCCACGCTGCCGTGGCAACCAGCGCACCTGTGCATGCTGTGCTCAACTTCCCAG AGTACCTTGAAGTGGTTCGGCGGTCCCTTGCTGCTGAGAACCTagactgccctctgctggtgcaAAAGGCATCCGACACCCTGCTGGAGCGTCTGAAAGACCCGAAGGCCTACAACAACATCACTGAGGACTTCAA gctgtgtgaGAAGCTGCAGATCCAGACTGATATGGACTCTGCGTACCTCCTGGAGTCGCTGGCTGGGAACTTCATGGATGTGGTCCAGTACAACCAGGACAACCGGGcatttgag GGTGTAGTTGGGACGAACATCACCATCCAGGTGTTGTGTGGGCTGATGCTGGACGCGTCTCTGGGGGAGCCGTACGACAGGTATGCAGCCGTCGCCCGCCTCATGCTCCAGACCTTCTCCCAAAAGTGCCTGGATGCCAGCTACACCAACTACGTGCGGGACATGAGGAATGCGTCCTGGAGCAGTCCTGCCTCAGGAG GACGGCAGTGGGTTTATCAGACCTGCACGGAGTTTGGGTTCTACCAGAGCACCGACTCGCCCAACCAGCCTTTCAGCGGCTTCCCCCTGCC GTACCATGTGAAGCAGTGTGGGGATGTGTTCGACCCCTCCCTGACCGCGGACGCCATCGCCAGCGCCGTTCAGGAGACCAATGAGCAGTACGGCGGCTACGACATCCACACCAGCCGAATCGTCTTCCCCAATGGCTCCATCGACCCCTGGCATGCCCTGAGCGTCACCAGGGACATCAGCGATGACCTGCCCGCCGTCTTCATCCAGG gcaccGCCCACTGTGCAAACATGTACCCGGCGCGGGGGCAGGATCTCCCCCAGCTCAGCCTGGCCCGGGACCACGTGTACCTGCTACTGCAGAAGTGGCTGAAGCAGTGA
- the serpine2 gene encoding glia-derived nexin: MGCPSLLCLSVVLALFLRGALSLAPTYGERGSDLGMQVFGEVARVRPQENVVLSPHGVASILGMLLPGADGDTRQQILTALRYKKNGPYKMLKRLHKTLTTKSNQDMLTIANGLFTQQRAPLEEAFLSSNRANFQCDSRELDFSHTAAAAAAINDWVKNRTNGMIPSVVQPDMLDPVFTRLVAVNTIFFKGQWQSRFLPENTKMRNFNAADGVVYKVPMMSQLSVFNIGHASTPQGLKYKVIELPYHGNSISMLIALPSEDNTAVSSLLPHINTSTVQSWTKLLTQRKVRLLMPKFSAEAEVDLQTPLTALGVTDMFSQSKANFRYLSSEPLYVSKALQKAKIQVNEDGTKASAATTAILLARSSPPWVIVDRPFIFLIRHNLTGTVLFMGQINKP, from the exons ATGGGCTGCCCTTCCCTGCTCTGTTTGAGTGTGGTGCTGGCCCTGTTCCTGCGGGGGGCGCTGTCCCTGGCTCCGACCTACGGGGAGCGGGGCTCGGACCTGGGCATGCAGGTGTTTGGGGAGGTGGCGCGGGTGCGGCCGCAGGAGAACGTGGTGCTCTCTCCCCATGGCGTGGCCAGCATCCTCGGCATGCTGCTCCCCGGGGCCGATGGAGACACGCGGCAGCAGATCCTCACCGCGCTCCGCTACAAGAAGAACG GTCCTTATAAAATGCTGAAGAGACTGCATAAGACCCTCACCACCAAGTCCAACCAGGACATGCTGACCATCGCCAACGGCCTGTTCACCCAGCAGAGGGCGCCACTGGAGGAGGCCTTCCTGTCCTCTAATAGAGCCAACTTCCAGTGTGACAGCAGGGAGCTGGACTTCTCCCACACAGCCGCAGCTGCAGCCGCCATTAACGACTGGGTCAAGAACCGGACCAACG GGATGATCCCCAGTGTGGTTCAGCCGGACATGCTGGACCCAGTCTTCACCCGATTGGTCGCCGTCAACACCATCTTCTTCAAGGGCCAGTGGCAGTCCCGCTTCCTGCCCGAAAATACCAAGATGAGGAACTTCAACGCAGCCGATGGAGTCGTTTACAAGGTCCCTATGATGTCACAACTGTCTGTCTTCAACATCG GCCACGCCAGCACCCCGCAGGGGCTGAAGTACAAGGTCATTGAGCTGCCGTATCATGGCAACAGCATCAGCATGCTGATCGCCCTGCCGTCTGAGGACAACACTGCCgtgtcctccctcctcccccacatcAACACTTCCACTGTGCAGAGCTGGACCAAACTGCTGACCCAGAGGAAAGTGCGCCTGCTCATGCCCAA GTTCTCTGCCGAGGCGGAGGTGGATCTGCAGACCCCCCTGACCGCGCTGGGAGTTACCGACATGTTCAGCCAGAGCAAAGCCAACTTCAGATACCTCA GTTCAGAGCCGCTGTACGTGTCCAAAGCGCTGCAGAAAGCAAAAATCCAGGTGAATGAAGACGGAACAAAAGCCTCGGCCGCAACAA ctgCAATTCTGCTGGCGAGGTCATCCCCTCCCTGGGTCATCGTAGACCGGCCCTTCATCTTTCTCATCAGACACAACCTCACAG GTACCGTCCTCTTCATGGGTCAAATCAACAAGCCCTGA
- the wdfy1 gene encoding WD repeat and FYVE domain-containing protein 1: MAAEIHSRPQSSRPVLLNKIEGHQDAVNAAILIPKEDGVITVSEDRTIRVWLKRDSGQYWPSIYHTVSSPCSCLSYHHESKRVFVGQDNGAVVEFHISEDFNKMNHVKTYPAHQNRVSDIIFCPESEWVVSTGHDKCVSWMCTHSGAMLGRHYFTSWASCLQYDKDTQHAFVGDYAGQITLLKLERQTYSTITTLKGHEGSIGALCWDPVQRLLFSGASDHSVIMWDIGGRKGRTLLLQGHHERVQAVRYLQLTRQLVSCSSDGGITVWNMDTPREEAPQWLDSDSCQNCEQPFFWNLKQMWDSKTLGLRQHHCRKCGKAVCGKCSSKRSAYPVMGFEFQVRVCDDCYLTIKDEDRTPLATFHEGKHNIAHMDMDPSRGLMVTCGSDRVVKIWDMTQVVGCSIATGFSPR; this comes from the exons ATGGCGGCGGAGATCCACTCGAGGCCACAGAGCTCTAGACCGGTCCTTTTAAACAAGATCGAAGGGCACCAGGATGCAGTCAATGCCGCGATTCTGATTCCTAAGGAGGACGGTGTTATCACAGTCAGTGAGGACAG AACAATCCGAGTATGGCTGAAGCGAGACAGCGGGCAGTATTGGCCCAGCATCTATCACACCGTGTCCT CGCCGTGCTCCTGCCTGTCCTATCACCATGAGAGTAAGCGCGTCTTCGTGGGCCAGGACAACGGTGCTGTTGTG GAATTCCACATTTCTGAAGATTTCAACAAAATGAACCATGTGAAAACATATCCAG CCCATCAGAACCGCGTGTCGGACATCATCTTCTGCCCTGAGAGCGAGTGGGTGGTGAGCACAGGCCATGATAAGTGTGTGAgctggatgtgcacacacagtggGGCCATGCTGGGACGCCATTACTTCACCTCCTGGGCCTCCTGCCTGCA GTATGATAAAGACACACAGCATGCGTTTGTGGGGGATTATGCCGGTCAGATCACCCTGCTGAAACTGGAGAGACAAACCTACTCTACCATCACTACTCTGAAAGGCCACGAAG GTAGCATCGGGGCTCTGTGCTGGGACCCTGTGCAGCGGCTGCTGTTTTCAGGGGCGTCGGACCACAGTGTGATCATGTGGGACATCGGGGGTCGGAAGGGCCGCACCCTCCTGCTCCAGGGACACCA TGAGCGTGTCCAGGCTGTGCGGTATCTGCAGTTGACGAGGCAGCTGGTCTCCTGCTCTTCAGATGGAGGGATCACCGTGTGGAACATGGACACGCCCAGAGAAGAA gctcCTCAGTGGTTGGACAGTGACTCATGTCAGAATTGTGAGCAGCCCTTCTTTTGGAATCTGAAGCAGATGTGGGACTCTAAGACCCTGGGGCTGCGGCAG CACCACTGCAGGAAGTGTGGGAAGGCGGTCTGTGGGAAGTGTAGCTCCAAGCGCTCGGCCTACCCGGTCATGGGCTTCGAGTTCCAGGTCCGAGTGTGTGACGACTGCTACCTGACCATCAAGGACGAGGA CCGGACGCCACTGGCCACCTTCCACGAGGGAAAGCACAACATCGCTCACATGGACATGGACCCGAGCCGGGGACTGATGGTGACCTGCGGCAGCGACCGTGTGGTCAAG ATCTGGGACATGACGCAGGTTGTCGGGTGCAGCATAGCAACCGGTTTCTCTCCCCGCTGA